The genomic stretch GCTTCCACACCTTCGCCAGCAGTTTTTCACGGGCTTCCGCTGCGTTGGGGGATGCCTTGATCAGCTCGATGACTTCATCGATGTTGGAAATGGCCACTGCCAAACCTTCCAACAGATGGCCACGCTCACGGGCTTTCTTGAGTTCGAACAGCGTACGGCGAGTAACGACTTCACGACGGTGACGAATGAACGCCTCGAGCATCTCTTTGAGATTGAGCGTCCGCGGCTGGCCGTTCTCCAGCGCCACCATGTTGATACCGAACACGTTCTGCAGCTGGGTTTGGGCAAACAGGTTATTGACGACTACATCGCCCGACTCCCCCCGTTTGATCTCGATCACCACGCGCAGGCCGTCTTTATCCGACTCGTCGCGAAGCTCTGCGATACCCTCGATCTTTTTCTCTTTGACTAGCTCGGCAATCTTCTCGATCAACCGCGCCTTGTTCACCTGATACGGCAGCTCGGTGATGATGATGTGATCGCGGCCGGTTTTATCGTCGTGCTCGATGGTGTGGCAGGCGCGTACGTAGATACGCCCACGCCCGGTACGGTACGCATCGAGAATGCCCGCGCGGCCATTGATGATGCCCCCGGTAGGGAAATCCGGCCCGGGGATGTACTGCATCAGATCATCCACTGACAGCGTGTAGTCGTCGATAAGGGCCAAGCAGCCGTCGATCACTTCCCGCATGTTATGGGGCGGAATGTTCGTCGCCATACCGACCGCGATTCCCGACGATCCGTTGATCAGCAGGTTGGGCACTTTGGTCGGCAGCACTTCTGGAATGCGCTCGGTGCCGTCGTAGTTATCGACCCAGTCGACCGTGTCTTTTTCAAGATCCGCCAGCAGCTCGTGCGCCAGTCGCGCCATGCGCACTTCGGTGTAACGCATGGCTGCCGCGTTATCACCATCGATGGAACCAAAGTTGCCTTGACCATCCACCAGCACGTGACGCATGGAGAAGTGCTGAGCCATCCGTACGATGGTGTCATACACCGCACTGTCACCGTGCGGATGGTATTTACCGATGACATCGCCGACGACACGCGCCGACTTCTTGTACGGTTTATTCCAGTCATTGCCCAGTTCGTGCATGGCAAACAGCACACGCCGGTGAACGGGCTTCAAGCCGTCGCGCACATCAGGTAGCGCGCGGCCGATAATGACACTCATCGCATAGTCGAGATACGACTGTTTTAGCTCGTCTTCAATATTGACGGGCAAGATTTCTCTGGCGATGTCACCCATGAAAGTCAGATCCTTTGCACTGCATTGGCACTGCGAGAGTTGAAAGCGCTTGAAAATGCCGCCTTTCGTCGTACGAGACCGAGTACAAGAAGGCGGCGCGCAGATACCGTGTCATCATACCACTGCATGCGCATCAAGGGCAGTCGGTGACACTGCCATTGCCATTTAGGCTGTAAACGCCTCCTTGGCCACGACCATCCCCTGCAGCACCTCGCGTACTTCCCCCTCAATGGCGGCAGCTTTGTTGGCCTTGACATCCAACAGGACGAAGGTGAGGTCGGCCTGAGCGATCAGGGTACCGTCGGCCCGCACGATGCGGTGGTGGCACAGCGCACTGCGCTCACCCACGTCGACGATGCCCGTCAATACCTGCAAATCGTCCCCCTGGACGGCCGCGGCGCGATAGTCGATGTTCAAATTGACCACGACGAAGGCTCGCCCCGCACTATGAAGCTGCTGGATGAGCCGTGGGTGCTCGTCGAAAAATGCCCAGCGCCCCTCCTCCATGAACTCCAGATAGCGCGCATTGTTGACATGACCATAGCCATCCAAATGGTAGCCACGAACCCGCATACCAACCTGTGAGATTGACTCAGACATAGCATCCTCTTGTTCACTGCTTATAAAAATGGGCAAGGAATCATTAACACCTTGCAAATCAAACACAAGTTTAAAACCAGTGCAACAACAAGTCGCCACGCCAAGGTGCTGGTAGGAAAGGCTTGGTTTCGACATAATGTGCCACCTTTTTCATAGGATCGGTGACATGTGGTTTAAGCACCTGCATTTATATCGCCTGCACGGCGCTCCCGAGCTAGATAGCCAAACGCTGGCCAACGCACTGGATGAGCATGCGGCCAAGCCGCTGGGTAATGCGGATGCACGCCGTTTAGGCTGGACGGCTCCTGCTGGGCGGCTAGGCGGCGACCAGCGTGTCCATGAAATTCAGGGGCACCGCCTACTCTCGGCCCTGCGCCAGGAACGCCTGCTTCCTGCATCGGTCGTCAAAGAGGAAGTCGATGAAAAAGTCGCTGAGATCGAGGCCAGCGAAGGGCGCAAAGTAACCCGTAAGGAAAAAACGGCGCTTAAAGAGCAGGTCACCGAAGCACTCCTGCCCCGCGCCTTTGTCCGCAGCCAAAAAATCGACCTCTGGTGGGACACCAAACGCCAGCTCATCGGTGTGAATGCCAGCTCGCGCACCCGCGCCGAGGATGTCTTGGACCTGCTGCGCGAAACCTTAGGCAGCTTGAAAGCCACGCCGCTTAGTAGCCAGACGCTGCCCATTCGCGCCATGACCACCTGGCTTGGCGACCCGGCCAGCCGTCCTGCCGACCTCCAGCTTGGCGACCAGGTGGAGTTAAAGGCTAAAGGCGACGACGGCGTACTGCGTGCACGCCAGGTTGATCTCGATAGCGATGAAATCCAGCAGCTGCTCGAAAGCGGGCGCCAAGCCAGCAAACTCGCCATGAGTCTCGAAGGCCGCCTAAGTTTCGTGCTGCACGACGATCTAGCGCTCAAATCGCTACGTTTTGGCGACGCGCTCATCGAAGAAGCGGACCATGCCGACGACGGCGACGATGCGCTCGCCCGCTTGGAAACCGACTTCATCCTAATGGCCCAAGCGCTGTCTGACGATATTACCCGCCTGCTCGAATGGTTAGGTGGCGAAACTCAGCGGGAACCGACGGCCCAGCCAGACGCCTAAGCCACGAGACAGATAGCCGCCGTAACCCGATTATTTTGCTGATATCCAACGGATCGCATGACTCATCACAATAACGCACCCAACGCTGACTCACCGAATGACCCTTGGGCGGATATTCGCCCTTATATGGATCACGAGGTGGCCGATGTTCTTGAACGGCTTTCCCGCGATAGCGAGCTGCTCGATGCGCTGACCCGCTTCCGGCTGCCACGCATGGCCAAGTGGGCGCCGCCAGTGGCGCGCGCATTGGCAAGCCATGCCGTTCGGCGCGAGGTAAAGGGGGTCACCAGCGTTCGCGAATTCCAAATGCGTATCGCCAGCTATATGGTGCGCATGATCCGCACGACGACCGATGCATTCGACGTCTCGGGGCTCGACAAGCTCGACGACCATAGTGCCTACCTCTTCATTGGCAACCATCGCGATATCTCACTGGACCCTGCCTTCGTGAATTACGCGCTCTACGAAGCGGGTCGGGATACCGTGCGCATCGCGATCGGTGACAATTTGTTAAAGAAACCTTATGTCACCGACCTCATGCGGCTCAACAAAAGCTTCATCGTACCCCGCAGCGCTCGCGGCAAACGAGCCATGCTGGCTGCTTACCAGCAGCTCTCGTCGTACATCCGTCACTCGATTACCGACGACAATCACTCCATTTGGATGGCTCAGCGCGAAGGCCGTGCCAAGAACGGCATTGACCGCACCGACCCCGCCATTATCAAAATGCTCACCATGGCCAAGCGTCACGCCGAGCGCGACATGGTGTTTGGCGATGCCATTGCCGAATTAAAACTCGTGCCGGTATCCATCAGCTACGAATACGACCCTTGCGATGTGCAAAAAGCCCAAGAGCTTCACGACATTGCGAAACAAGGCAGCTACGCCAAGGGGGAGTTCGAAGACATTCGCTCGATCGTCGCGGGCATCACAGGCTCCAAAGGTCGCGTACAGCTCAAATTTGGTACGCCCGTCGGTGCCGATATGGCCACGCCCGATGAAGTCGCCGCTGAGATCGACCGCCAAGTCATTGGTGGCTATCGCCTCTTCCCCAGTCACTATCTTGCACTGGAAACATTAGGCGAGTCGCCGGAGCTGGTCGCCCGTAAAGCGATTACTCGCCAGGACCGGGAGCGCTTCAAAGCGCGCCTAGCCAGCGTGCCTGAAGCGCTGCGGCCTTACTGGCTCGCACAGTACGCCAACCCGGTGAAGCACAAGGCTGGGCGTCTGAGCCTGTAGCGACCAATCTGCGCATGCTCACGGTTAGAAAAAGTGCTATGGTCAAGGCATTCATTGGTCTCGCTTGGTAGCTTCACCAAGCGCGGTCTTAAGGAGACTCCCTATGTCCGCATCAGAAATTCAAAAAACACGTATCATCAACGAGCTACGCGGCTTCATTCGCAAGTTACTGCAGGACCCGAAAATTCTCGAGCAGTCACTGGCCATTGCCCGCACCCAGCTCACCGAAGGCAGCAGCCCCGCCATCATGGCGCGTATTGCCAATGAAATTTCAGACACCACCAGCGTGCATATTCCTGAAGACCCGGCCGAACACTCCGAGGCAGACAAACTGTTTCTAGAGCTGTTACGCGAAGTGGTGCAAGAAGAGCAGGCGCTGTACTAAGCCTCGGCCACACTCCTGGGTACGAGCACGCACTCAACATGACGTTACCGGCGAAGCACCACCCCTTCGCCGTCTTTATTTGTATTGTCTAACCGGAATTTTCATTCACCATGTCCAATACTGCCCCGCGCAACATTCTGGTGACGAGCGCCCTTCCCTATGCCAACGGCGCCATTCACCTCGGCCACCTGCTGGAATACATTCAAACGGACATCTGGGTACGCTTTCAAAAAAGCCGTGGCCAGCAGTGTTACTACGTCTGTGCCGACGATGCTCACGGCACCGCGATCATGCTACGCGCCGAGCAGGAAGGGATTTCCCCAGAAGCCTTGATTGAACGGGTTTCTCAAGACCACCAGGAAGATTTCGCCCGCTTTGGTGTGGGGTTCGATAACTACCACTCCACTCACTCGGATGAAAACCGCTACTTCAGCGAGCTGATCTACACTCGCCTGCGGGACAAAGGTCATATCGCGACCCGCGATATCGAGCAAATGTTCGATCCGCAGAAAGGGCTGTTTCTTGCCGACCGGTTCATCAAAGGCACCTGCCCAAAGTGCCACGCAGACGACCAGTACGGCGATAACTGCGAAAAATGCGGCGCGACCTACACACCGGCGGATCTGATCAACCCGGTGTCCGCCATCTCGGGTGCGACGCCCGAGGTGCGCAGTTCGACGCACTACTTCTTCAAACTGCCGGACTTCGCTGACTTTTTACAGCAGTGGATCAATGATGGTCACGTACAGCCACAAATCCGCAACAAGCTGATGGAGTGGTTCGAGTCGGGCTTCAACGAGTGGGACATTTCCCGCGACGCGCCCTACTTCGGTTTTGAAATTCCCGATGCGCCGGGCAAGTACTTCTACGTATGGCTAGACGCGCCCATCGGCTACCTCGCCAGCTTCAAGCATCTGTGCGAACGCGATGGGATCGATTTCGATAGTTTCTGGAAAAAAGAGTCGGACGCCGAGGTCTATCACTTCATTGGCAAGGACATCGTCTATTTCCACGCGCTGTTCTGGCCCGCCATGCTTCACGGTGCCGAGCTGCGCACGCCGACGGCAGTCAACTGTCACGGTTTCTTGACCGTCGATGGTGCAAAGATGTCGAAATCGCGCGGCACCTTCATCAAAGCCGCCACTTACGCCGAACACCTCAACCCTGAGTATCTGCGTTACTACTTTGCTGCCAAGCTCACGTCGAAAGTAGACGATCTTGACCTCAATCTTGACGACTTCGCGGCCCGAGTCAATTCAGATCTCGTCGGCAAGGTCGTAAACATCGCCAGCCGCTGTGCCGGTTTTGTCAAAAAACTCGGCGGCGGCACGCTCTCAGCGCACTGTGCCGAGCCGCAAATGGTTGCCCGTTTCATCGCTGCTGGTGACGAGATCGCCGCCGATTTCGAAGCGCGTGAATTCAGCCGCGCCATGCGCAAAATCATGGAACTGGCCGATGAAGCCAATACCTACATTGCCGAGAAAGAGCCCTGGGCACTCGCTAAGCAAGAGGGCCGCGATCAGGAAGTGCTGGAGATCTGCTCGGTGGGCATCAACCTGTTCCGTCAGCTGATGGTCTACTTGGCACCGGTTGTCCCAGCCATGGCCGAGCAAGCCCGCGAATTCATAAATGTTGACACTCTGAATTGGGAAAGCCGTGTTAACGTACTGGTCAACCACCCGATCAACAAGTTCAAACCGCTGATGATACGGGTAGAGCGGGACAAGATCGACGCCATGATCGAGTCCTCGAAGGAAGATTTGGTAGAAGAGCAGAAGCTAAAGAACG from Halomonas meridiana encodes the following:
- the metG gene encoding methionine--tRNA ligase; its protein translation is MSNTAPRNILVTSALPYANGAIHLGHLLEYIQTDIWVRFQKSRGQQCYYVCADDAHGTAIMLRAEQEGISPEALIERVSQDHQEDFARFGVGFDNYHSTHSDENRYFSELIYTRLRDKGHIATRDIEQMFDPQKGLFLADRFIKGTCPKCHADDQYGDNCEKCGATYTPADLINPVSAISGATPEVRSSTHYFFKLPDFADFLQQWINDGHVQPQIRNKLMEWFESGFNEWDISRDAPYFGFEIPDAPGKYFYVWLDAPIGYLASFKHLCERDGIDFDSFWKKESDAEVYHFIGKDIVYFHALFWPAMLHGAELRTPTAVNCHGFLTVDGAKMSKSRGTFIKAATYAEHLNPEYLRYYFAAKLTSKVDDLDLNLDDFAARVNSDLVGKVVNIASRCAGFVKKLGGGTLSAHCAEPQMVARFIAAGDEIAADFEAREFSRAMRKIMELADEANTYIAEKEPWALAKQEGRDQEVLEICSVGINLFRQLMVYLAPVVPAMAEQAREFINVDTLNWESRVNVLVNHPINKFKPLMIRVERDKIDAMIESSKEDLVEEQKLKNAPKGPLADEPIAAGISFDEFAKVDLRIARIAKAQYVEGADKLLQLTLDLGGETRNVFSGIRSAYSPEALEGRLTVMVANLAPRKMRFGVSEGMVLASANNDGIYLLSPDAGAEPGQRVT
- a CDS encoding 1-acyl-sn-glycerol-3-phosphate acyltransferase, whose amino-acid sequence is MTHHNNAPNADSPNDPWADIRPYMDHEVADVLERLSRDSELLDALTRFRLPRMAKWAPPVARALASHAVRREVKGVTSVREFQMRIASYMVRMIRTTTDAFDVSGLDKLDDHSAYLFIGNHRDISLDPAFVNYALYEAGRDTVRIAIGDNLLKKPYVTDLMRLNKSFIVPRSARGKRAMLAAYQQLSSYIRHSITDDNHSIWMAQREGRAKNGIDRTDPAIIKMLTMAKRHAERDMVFGDAIAELKLVPVSISYEYDPCDVQKAQELHDIAKQGSYAKGEFEDIRSIVAGITGSKGRVQLKFGTPVGADMATPDEVAAEIDRQVIGGYRLFPSHYLALETLGESPELVARKAITRQDRERFKARLASVPEALRPYWLAQYANPVKHKAGRLSL
- a CDS encoding recombination-associated protein RdgC; its protein translation is MWFKHLHLYRLHGAPELDSQTLANALDEHAAKPLGNADARRLGWTAPAGRLGGDQRVHEIQGHRLLSALRQERLLPASVVKEEVDEKVAEIEASEGRKVTRKEKTALKEQVTEALLPRAFVRSQKIDLWWDTKRQLIGVNASSRTRAEDVLDLLRETLGSLKATPLSSQTLPIRAMTTWLGDPASRPADLQLGDQVELKAKGDDGVLRARQVDLDSDEIQQLLESGRQASKLAMSLEGRLSFVLHDDLALKSLRFGDALIEEADHADDGDDALARLETDFILMAQALSDDITRLLEWLGGETQREPTAQPDA
- a CDS encoding thioesterase family protein, translated to MSESISQVGMRVRGYHLDGYGHVNNARYLEFMEEGRWAFFDEHPRLIQQLHSAGRAFVVVNLNIDYRAAAVQGDDLQVLTGIVDVGERSALCHHRIVRADGTLIAQADLTFVLLDVKANKAAAIEGEVREVLQGMVVAKEAFTA